The window CTGGGCCACAAGGCAGTCGGTCGCGGCGAGCAACTCGGTCAGCAACGCTTCGTCCACGTCCATATAGCCTTCGTATTCCGCCAGATTGCGGCGTTCATGGCACAGCGCAAACATCCGAACCTGGGCCTTGCTTGCGTCGATCGTGTGTATCAGGCACTGGAACACCAGATAGCGCCTGTCCGAACGGTAGCCTTGCAGGCGCAGCGCCGTCAGCGCCAGAGCATGGGCAGCGTTGTAGGCCAGGTCGAAACGGCTGGCGAAAGACAGTGCCGGGCTGTGGGCATCCTTCAGCCGGTCAATGGCGGAACGCAGCAAACCTTCGCACTCCTTGCGATCAGGTGGCTCCGTGTTGAGGCCACCGCTGCGCATCAGGTTTTCCAGGTTGTCTTTACCGCTCATTGCCGGGTTCCCCTGGCGGCGGCCCGCCGATCAGGTCGATCCTGTCCTGCCCTGACACCCGCACGACGAAGCTGTTGCCGGCGGCCTTCTTCGCCAGCCAGTCGACCGGAGTGTAGATCGTCGGGTTGATGCTGCGCCCCAAACGCTCTTCCGCAGGCAACAAGGTTTCCACCACGTCGCCGTAGCCGATGTCCTCGCCGATCAGCATCAGGTCTATATCGCTGCCGGCATGATCCGATCCCTTGGCGATGGAGCCGTAGACGAAGGCCCACACCAACTGCCTGGCCAAGGGCGCCAACGCGGCGCGCAAAACCTCGCCGATACCGAAGGTCTTGCGTACGATGCCCAATAGTTCCCCAAAGATCGGGCATTCGGGATTGGCCTGGTAATGGGTCTGGTTGCCCTGACGGCTCATGGTCAGCACGCCGGCTCTATGCAGCCGGTCCAGCTCGCGCATCAGGCTTCCCTTGCCGACCTGTGCCCAGCGAGCGATTTCGTTGACGTAGAAGCTCTGATCGGGCTTGCCATAAAGCAGGCCCAGCACCTTCTGCTGTGTCCCGGTGAACAAGGCGTCACTGAGCGGCTGTGTTTTCATGGCGTCATCAACAAGTCCCCGGATGGGAATGATAAGTCCCTTTCAGGGAATCATCAAGCTATTGAAAGATCACAGTTGATTTCCGTTGCCGGCGAGAACGTCTCCATGGGCCTGGCCTCGACTACAGCGTCCCGACCGCGACCTCGTAGGCGCCGCCGATGACCAGGTGCTCGCCCTCGCCCTTGAGCACGCCGGGCGTCAGCCCGCAGTGGAAGAAGACCTTGGCCGTCGGCACATCGGCCTCGATGATCCAGTCGCCGAATTCGCCGGCGCGTTCGCGCGAGCTGGTGAATGAGGCGAGGTTGTTGAACAGGACGACCTGGCGCCTGCCGTTTCCGCTCAGGACTTCGTGTTCGTCGATGCGGTTGATGCCGCGATACAAAGTCAGCCGTGGCTGCGCGCCGAGCCGTGCGAACTCGCGCTGGCACCAGGCGTAGAGCAGGTCGAGCTGGCCCTCGATGGCGTTGGTGCCGCTGACGCCGGCCGCGCGCATGCTCTCGTAGCGATGCCAGGCGGGGCCGGTGAAGTCGCGCAGCGGATCAATGTGGAAGCGCGGCACGAGGCCGAAGCGCGACTCCACCCAGCCCTTGAGCGCGGCGCCCTCGCGGCTGTCCGAGTCGAAGCTCCAGCCGCGCAGCATGCGCAGCCAGTTGGCCTTGGCGCGTTTATGCGTGTGCGCGTCGAGGCCCGCGTCTTCCAGGCTGTCCAGGCAGAAGTGCGCGGCGAGCCCCTCGCGGAACAGCCGCGCGCGCTCGTGCGCGTCGTCCTCGCGATCGAGCAGCGCGAAGAGCCCCGCGTGCAGCTCCTCGACGCCGTCGAGCCTGAGCGCGGTCGGGTGCCGCTGGAAGGTGACGCTGCCCAGGATCACCGCCGGCAGGTTGCAGCGGTTGATGGGCAGGCGAGCCCAGGAAGGCAGCGAGGGGGCCGGATTGTCGGGACTGTGACAAACGCCGGGCGCTTTGTCGGATGCGGACGGAGGGGGCGGCTC is drawn from Candidatus Nitricoxidivorans perseverans and contains these coding sequences:
- a CDS encoding transcriptional regulator; this translates as MKTQPLSDALFTGTQQKVLGLLYGKPDQSFYVNEIARWAQVGKGSLMRELDRLHRAGVLTMSRQGNQTHYQANPECPIFGELLGIVRKTFGIGEVLRAALAPLARQLVWAFVYGSIAKGSDHAGSDIDLMLIGEDIGYGDVVETLLPAEERLGRSINPTIYTPVDWLAKKAAGNSFVVRVSGQDRIDLIGGPPPGEPGNER
- a CDS encoding NAD(+)--dinitrogen-reductase ADP-D-ribosyltransferase; translated protein: MTELNAEPPPPSASDKAPGVCHSPDNPAPSLPSWARLPINRCNLPAVILGSVTFQRHPTALRLDGVEELHAGLFALLDREDDAHERARLFREGLAAHFCLDSLEDAGLDAHTHKRAKANWLRMLRGWSFDSDSREGAALKGWVESRFGLVPRFHIDPLRDFTGPAWHRYESMRAAGVSGTNAIEGQLDLLYAWCQREFARLGAQPRLTLYRGINRIDEHEVLSGNGRRQVVLFNNLASFTSSRERAGEFGDWIIEADVPTAKVFFHCGLTPGVLKGEGEHLVIGGAYEVAVGTL